One genomic segment of Arachis duranensis cultivar V14167 chromosome 4, aradu.V14167.gnm2.J7QH, whole genome shotgun sequence includes these proteins:
- the LOC107486770 gene encoding putative UDP-rhamnose:rhamnosyltransferase 1, which yields MAEQAINKKKLHIAMFPWLAFGHIIPYFELAKLIAQKGHKVSFISTPTNIKRLPKLPSNLQPLVEFIELPLPHVENLPQNAESTLDVPYHMVPYLKKAFDGLQGPLTKFLESSTPHWLLYDFAPFWLPPICSNLGISCIFFCIFCAFVEYFCFDSVLIRAHSNSIEEIAKPVYDFLSQQNESGVTDAFRLQEIVVGAAAVAIRSCTEVEGESLKNLERVCKKPVIPVGLLPPSPQSNDEDNNNDDKDENWPKILKWLDKQEKGSVIYVAFGSEVKLSDEEFNEIAMGLELSNCPFFWALKRENSPNNDVSSSMETNNKRGIIWNNWAPQLRILAHKSIGGFLTHCGWSSIIESLEFGCPLILLPFQSEQVLNAIVVEGIKVGVKVERNQDDGKFTRYSIAKALRTMLLEEEGKSCRSRAEEKMVKIFGKKELHQKYIDDFVDFMEIHRPNIN from the coding sequence ATGGCTGAACAAGCTATCAATAAAAAGAAGCTTCACATTGCTATGTTTCCATGGCTTGCTTTTGGTCACATAATTCCATACTTTGAGCTTGCAAAACTCATAGCTCAAAAGGGTCACAAAGTTTCATTCATTTCCACACCTACAAACATCAAACGCCTCCCTAAACTACCTTCAAATTTGCAACCTTTGGTGGAGTTCATAGAACTTCCATTGCCCCACGTAGAAAATCTCCCTCAAAATGCAGAGTCAACTTTGGATGTTCCATACCACATGGTACCATACCTTAAGAAAGCCTTTGATGGTCTTCAAGGACCTTTGACTAAGTTTCTAGAGAGTTCCACTCCTCATTGGCTCTTATATGACTTTGCACCTTTTTGGTTACCACCAATATGCTCTAACCTTGGTatctcatgcattttcttttgtatCTTTTGTGCATTTGTTGAATATTTCTGTTTTGATTCCGTTCTAATAAGGGCACATAGCAACTCCATTGAAGAAATAGCCAAGCCTGTGTATGACTTCCTAAGTCAACAAAATGAATCTGGGGTCACAGATGCATTCAGACTCCAAGAAATCGTCGTCGGAGCCGCCGCCGTCGCTATAAGAAGTTGCACGGAGGTTGAAGGTGAGTCTCTAAAGAATCTTGAACGTGTATGCAAGAAACCAGTTATTCCGGTTGGGTTATTGCCACCTTCACCACAAAGTAATGATGAAGACAACAACAATGATGACAAGGATGAAAATTGGCCCAAAATTCTTAAGTGGTTagataaacaagaaaaaggGTCAGTGATTTATGTAGCATTTGGAAGTGAGGTTAAACTAAGTGATGAAGAATTCAATGAGATAGCTATGGGATTAGAATTATCTAATTGTCCATTTTTTTGGGCTCTAAAACGGGAAAATAGTCCTAATAATGATGTCAGTAGTTCAATGGAGACAAATAATAAACGTGGAATTATATGGAATAATTGGGCACCACAATTAAGAATATTAGCACATAAGTCTATTGGAGGATTTTTAACTCATTGTGGTTGGAGTTCCATAATAGAGTCTCTTGAATTTGGTTGTCCACTTATTTTGTTGCCCTTCCAAAGTGAGCAAGTGTTGAATGCTATTGTGGTGGAAGGAATAAAAGTAGGGGTAAAAGTGGAAAGAAATCAAGATGATGGAAAATTCACAAGATATTCCATAGCCAAGGCATTGAGAACTATGTTGTTGGAAGAGGAAGGAAAGAGTTGTAGAAGCCGTGCAGAGGAGAAGATGGTCAAGATATTTGGGAAGAAGGAGCTGCATCAAAAGTACATAGATGACTTTGTTGATTTTATGGAAATCCATAGGCCTAACATTAATTAG